The Naumovozyma dairenensis CBS 421 chromosome 1, complete genome genomic interval AGAATATTCTATATCTCCTAATTTCGACAATAAGGATATTCTCGTAAGTTCGTTTTTCAACTCATAATCTTCGagtaattttattattccttCAATTAAATCGATTAAAGCAAGACCTTTGGTACTACGTAACTTAGTCAATGTGTAATATGCTGAACTCCAATCATCTTCCaaaattgatttcaaaatcgTCTTCAAATCAGCAGGTCTTGGCGCACCGCAACATTCATAGATAACATCAGCATGAATTTCCTCATTAGCAGGGTCATCTAAAGTAGCTTTACTAGCTTGTAAGACATTCAGTACTCGTCTCATATCACCTTGTGATAACGTTATCAGAGCATCTTTAGCGTCATcagatatttttatattttcatgTATTAAGACATTAGAAATTCTCTTCTCAATGGCATCTCTTGGTAACGGTTGGAATCTAAACCTAGTACATCTACTCAACAAAGCTGGGGTCAATTTATGTGAATAATTAGCCAATATACAAAATCTTGTATTCTTCGTATATTTCTCAATAATACGTCTCAATGCATTTTGAGCAGCATTAGTCATAGCGTCAGCTTCATCTAAAATGATTAACTTGAAACCCTTGGAGAAAATTTGCCTCGTCGAAGCAAAATCcttaatttgatttctaACAACTTCAATACCTCTATCATCAGAAGCATTCAATTCTAAAACCATATTAGAGTAATTCTTACCAAAAATCTCACGTGCTAACGCTACGATAGTAGAGGTCTTACCTGTCCCCGGTGGAccataaaataataaatgagGCAATTTCCCTTCTTCTAAAAATTTACGAACAGTAGTGACCACTTCCGTTTGACCATAAACATCATCTAAACTTTCTGGTCTGTATTTTTCAACCCATGGAAGATTATCATTGGTATTACCATGGTTATTGGGGACACTCAtagttgaaaaatatacCTTAGTACTTATTCTCCTTGATTACTTAATTGTTTTGTAGATCCGTTGCTTGGCAGATTTTTGGTCTTTTAGTTTCACTTTTTTAGTattctataattttttcaacttttcGCCAGCACCAGAAATACGTAACGTGACGGGATAAAGTGACAGAGAAATTTGTTCAAAGGAATATCTCGGAATTTcatgaaagaaaaatgacTGGAAAGTTTGAATTTAAGTTTAAATTTGTCCATTCTATTGTgaatcaaacaaaaattacaattagaTCAATAggttttcttcaaaaatttagGAAGGAAAACTTTCTATGGAGGAAATTGTTAAATTTTTGATGGgctttatttttgaatcatACTGGAGAAAATTCTTTTAACACTAACATATGTTattctttctaattcaCTAGCCAGGATTTTACTGA includes:
- the RFC3 gene encoding replication factor C subunit 3 (similar to Saccharomyces cerevisiae RFC3 (YNL290W); ancestral locus Anc_3.69), whose amino-acid sequence is MSVPNNHGNTNDNLPWVEKYRPESLDDVYGQTEVVTTVRKFLEEGKLPHLLFYGPPGTGKTSTIVALAREIFGKNYSNMVLELNASDDRGIEVVRNQIKDFASTRQIFSKGFKLIILDEADAMTNAAQNALRRIIEKYTKNTRFCILANYSHKLTPALLSRCTRFRFQPLPRDAIEKRISNVLIHENIKISDDAKDALITLSQGDMRRVLNVLQASKATLDDPANEEIHADVIYECCGAPRPADLKTILKSILEDDWSSAYYTLTKLRSTKGLALIDLIEGIIKLLEDYELKNELTRISLLSKLGDIEYSISKGGNDKIQSSAVIGAIKTSFELEAAQ